A single region of the Candidatus Krumholzibacteriia bacterium genome encodes:
- a CDS encoding peptidylprolyl isomerase produces the protein MKYLRIAVVIAAAGVLSLACSKNKNNAAIAFPDSLVSDEVVVTVNNDPILGGDITFLAYTTTAASPDSVHNAEFNERVLDQMIDRFVFFQEARASGVVVADTLVEKMVAQFVMQFGGEERVGKMLSDIGLKRDDITRSFHRDMVIREFVQKHVEPSIEVTEADSRAFFDQNQESFASVDSVHARHIILMFKPEDTPEIREERLQQITGIQKRARAGEDFAALARQYSQDGAARNGGDLGYFPREMMVKPFSDVAFSLKKGEISGVVETQFGYHVIQCLDHKKAVPATYDNVRDRVDSMLRQRALGEELQNRLKRDRDAAIIVRNYETGA, from the coding sequence ATGAAATACCTGAGAATTGCGGTCGTGATCGCGGCCGCGGGAGTGCTGTCGCTTGCCTGTTCCAAGAACAAAAACAATGCCGCGATTGCGTTTCCCGATTCGCTGGTGAGCGACGAAGTCGTCGTCACCGTCAACAACGATCCCATTCTCGGCGGGGACATCACTTTCCTCGCCTACACCACCACCGCCGCGTCGCCGGATTCGGTGCACAATGCGGAGTTCAACGAGCGCGTACTCGACCAGATGATCGACCGCTTCGTGTTCTTCCAGGAGGCGCGCGCGTCCGGCGTCGTCGTGGCGGACACGCTGGTGGAGAAGATGGTGGCGCAGTTCGTCATGCAGTTCGGCGGCGAGGAGCGGGTGGGCAAAATGCTGTCCGACATCGGCCTGAAGCGTGATGACATAACGCGTTCATTCCATCGCGACATGGTCATTCGCGAGTTCGTCCAGAAACACGTGGAACCGTCCATCGAGGTCACGGAAGCCGACAGTCGCGCCTTCTTCGACCAGAACCAGGAATCGTTTGCCTCGGTTGACAGCGTCCATGCGCGCCACATCATCCTGATGTTCAAACCCGAGGACACGCCGGAGATCCGCGAGGAGCGGCTGCAGCAGATCACCGGCATCCAGAAGCGCGCCAGGGCCGGCGAGGACTTCGCGGCGCTTGCCCGGCAATACTCGCAGGACGGGGCGGCGCGCAACGGCGGCGACCTCGGCTACTTCCCGCGCGAAATGATGGTGAAGCCGTTTTCCGATGTCGCCTTCTCACTGAAGAAGGGCGAGATCAGCGGCGTGGTGGAGACCCAGTTTGGCTACCACGTCATCCAGTGCCTCGACCACAAGAAGGCCGTCCCGGCCACGTATGACAACGTGCGCGACCGGGTGGACTCCATGCTCCGCCAGCGGGCACTCGGGGAGGAACTGCAAAACCGCTTGAAACGGGACCGCGACGCGGCGATAATCGTGCGGAACTACGAAACGGGGGCTTAA
- a CDS encoding zf-TFIIB domain-containing protein, translating into MPGKRTTTTSRKRKPARHRAARPSFAQTRARLDKKRAKRRAKMLWVHYWMLCPKCGGDMFIQETLGIRYEVCRDCHGIAIDGEEVALLLEHLDHGKALKAILKKSRKPDTKEI; encoded by the coding sequence ATGCCCGGCAAGCGCACCACCACCACTTCGCGAAAACGCAAACCGGCCCGCCATCGCGCGGCCAGGCCATCGTTCGCGCAAACCCGCGCGCGCCTCGACAAGAAGCGCGCGAAGCGGCGGGCGAAAATGCTGTGGGTGCACTACTGGATGCTGTGCCCGAAGTGCGGCGGCGACATGTTCATCCAGGAGACGCTGGGCATCCGTTATGAAGTCTGCCGCGACTGCCACGGCATCGCGATCGACGGCGAGGAAGTGGCGCTGTTGCTCGAGCACCTCGACCACGGCAAGGCCCTCAAAGCGATCCTCAAGAAGTCCAGGAAGCCGGACACGAAAGAAATCTGA